The region GTCCACTGGGAGATGCCCCTTTACGTTTGATACTGGTTCCTCTTTGCTCTTGTGGTTTCTGAATGAGTTTTTGGGTTCAATATTTAGAAGTGTTGCATCTGTAAGCACAAAAATCAATTCTATTAATCATATTCACCACGTTTTCACAATTTATAtttgattcaaaaattatatagtATCAAAgaactgtataaaaaaatgaaaaagtcgcGCGATTGATTCATCCATTGGAATTGGCAATGCATCTTCTTTTAGTATATACAATGTGTAGtcataaatataatttgatacttagttatttgatttttagATTCTATCAACCCTGCTGTGCAACTGTTATACTTCTTGGTGACGTTATTATTTCGGAACATTAGAAACGAAGTTCATAGCACGGTgctatttgcaatttttcaatggCCCAACTTTTTATtgtgaaatcattgaaatcaaGTGAAAATCTATGCTAATTGTTGCTAAGTAACCTCCTTATTAACGTGTGATAGAACACGCGCAATTTAATTGAACACACCCAAATCATGGGACTATGCATGGAACCTAGAAGACTATGTATGTATTAATaagttatcaataaattatctGTCATAGAGTTGTATGTAATTCACGATCTATGATTAAGGAAATTATTAGAGGAGCAACTTACCACTTGTGACTCATGAAAAGTTATACACTTGACTGTACGGAaggttaaaaatgaaatttctattttacaaataataGTCACGGTCTTACATTTGATATCTGAAGACAAACAGAATGAAACCACTGAGcaattatatttgaaattggtTGTTGATGCCAGATAAACAACAGATAATTGTATTTAATACCTTGGCAGATTATAAAGCAAgcgtatacgtatgtaaaaaCATTTACGCatttttattaacattttttacattttttcatgtCTTCCCTTTCATTTCTCCTTCTGTATCTGTTTAAATAGTTACATTACAAtgtttttgtgaaatttttcatacaactGTGTGTATCATTGATAAACAGCAATCTGTGCAGTCTGTTCGCAGAATTAATGCGCActtaactttgaaattttcattccataaacggtcatttttatattttatcatataatatataaatatcggACCTTCGTTTTTAACCGTGTGATTattaactttaaaaatttttcctattCCTTTATTTCTTCACTTCCGAGTTCCAACTGACAACAGATATTTGGTTGCATGCTTAATTCCAACAATTATATCTTGacgcaagaaaatataaatacaatagATTAGTTTCAATACAACTGTCACAGTCTTATTTTATAGACATGTTTTTTATCTTTTGTCAAGTCAGACTGTAACTTTCAATCTGTAATATTATGATACAACGTTAACATCAGAGAGGTTTTTGCCTATTGgttatttaattcaatttttccaattcattGCCCAATCTTTGAGATTGTGTAATGATTatagtgaatttttattatctgtTATAGTGTAGACATGCATTACGAAATTcaagtaattaaattttacaatatgaTGGTTGTTCAACAAGAAATAATACAACACGAAATTGTCAACCTGTCTGGTGTTGACGTTTAGCGTCAATTTGAATCATGCAAAGTGTGCTCGATTCAATTATGCAGTTATTTTGAGTTCCTATAGGCATAAAGTAGCGGTTGAATTTCATCTCAGCCAAAGCTTTAATCGCAAGGCATCTACACCGTTTAAATAATATCGAAATAATCGTTTGTCTCGAACGAAACCTAAATTTTCGTACAATCGAAGCGCTGGTCGATTGGTTATTTCCGTTTCTAAAACTACTTCGTCAGCGTCATCAGCTACCATTGCTTGAATCGCTCGTCTCACAAGATTGGAACCAATTTTACGCTTACGGTATTTCACATCTACCGCAAGCATTGCAATGTATCCGCGCTTTATCACTTTTCTGTGGACATCAAGCTTGCAAACAATTGCTCCAACACACTCCTCTTCGTGCATAGCctttgaaaagaaagaaaacacgGAACCATTATGTCaccgatgaaaattattcaacttttgtAGATAGTAAAATGTAatgttataataaatttcaaattaaatctCCTGCATTGATTATTCTACTTTGCTTTTAAAGTTAACAAACAATGAGATTGAAGTTCGTAATTTTCATGTAACAACGCGATTGGTAAGAAAATTTGGTATCTCGAAACTTCAGGATTGTCTCATATTTGGTAAGCCATAATTAAGCAaaacatactcatattttgcaCACACAATTCCCTCCATGTCATTCTGTAATGGCAAAtgctgatttttcattcaatgttttgttacatttatgttactaacttcaaccttgtCGCAAATATTGATCTCATTTTCAGATTAGGAAAgccaaatatttcaaactagtttGAGCACATATACctctgaaatatatttttttgtcttactAATAATTGATCCTGCGCAAACACAAATTGGTCATGATTTTTACACGTTTAatggatttttcaatttttatgtatCGGTCTGAACAGTTTGAACTATATTTCGAGAATTTAAATAGTCATTAAAATtacgtacgaaaaaaaaatctgtctcAATAAAGGTATTTACCCCCATTTTAAAGCAcagtttctgaaaataataatcgaaataGACATAACTTCAGTTTAAAGTATTTGCATGTGtacaatttgtataattttttatgtatccacctttcaaataatattattttaaatgGTAAGGTATATATGCCCGGTGGAAGTTTATTACTTTAGAGAGGTACATACATGTCTCTTAATTACAAACTGAAAGTATGACTGAGAATGAGATAACTTAagattttatatgtatacatcatCTATTTTCCTCAAATAATAGTATTGGTGAGGATTCGTTGTCGTGATCTTGATTCATCATCACTATGAATACGTACCAGAAAGCACAGTTTGGGCcaattatgtataaaatacctataggtatatattGAATAAGGTTCGCTCAGGTCTttctgaattaatttcataataTCTGGCATTTGCAGTTCACTCGTGTAACTAACATACATAATATCGCTGTTTTTACTTTCCACGGACGCTGTTTCCTCCACATTGTCTGTAACAAGTTTTTGAAGAATGACAATCAAATACAGTGCAATGATGAAATGTTCGTTCCGGTTAAAGATTAGAAAATACTAGTTGTAAAAGTAATCCAACATGATATACAACAGAATTAAGGTGTTTTGagtatgaatttttacaagaATCCATTTCATTCAtgcgtaaaattttgaatacatttGGAATTTCTCATAAAATGATTATACTATTGCCGAAAAGTGCGTTCTGGTCAGCACATCAAAACAATCGCATCACAAAAcatttcaaatcgaatcgaTGTTAAACAAACGAATGAGATAGATTGTCGTAAAAACGCTATCAGTTCCGTGACACCACGCTTAAACCAACTTAAATAGCTTGACTCCGATTCTATGCTACAAACCTGATAGAACTTGAATATCCGACAGAAAACTTATTTTGGTGATTCATGTAGaattgttataattaataaaaagtaaggAATTATCTAACCTGGCAAAGGCTTGTGACACATTATTGCTGGTATGTGAAAAAGGTATTAAGAATGTTCAACTGCAGCGTGTAGAAACTTACCACGTTGACTTTTATGACTAGACGCAACACCCTGGGGTACTGACACGATGCTCGATAGTTCTGAGGATTTTTTTGGCGAGTCTAAAACTCCGTTTACTTGATGCAAGCCATTTGCTTGTCGTTCCTCGTTAAGATTGTCTGTTTTCAATGTAAGACGGGACTCAACGTCTTGCGATACAGTATCTATTGTCacattatctttttttattttgacatGGCCCATCTGCATTTCATGATGAGTTATTTCCATGTTATTTTCTATGCTCGCAGATTTATGCATGTTACTTCAAAACGTTTGTGGTTTCTGTAATTTTGTCCTTTTTGGTTTACCttgttatttataaatttttttttttttaattttacataaaatatttttctatttctcttttcttctctttccaaTCTGATATACACGATGACCTAGCTACCGCCTCTTTGACACACGTTTTTAACACTCTTCAGTCAAGTATACTAATGGCCATagttaattatatttacaacACGGCGGTTTCAGTCGAATTTTCATAGTTACTGATAGTAATAAACCTCGtttataagaattttttaacaaaatacggACATCCGACATACATCACTAAACGACGGACACCATATTGGATTTTCTGCAACACCAATCGTGCTCAGGGTCGAAGAGCAAGGAGGGGGagaaatgtgattttttttctgctattTCTACTAttagaaagtgaaaaaaaaatttttaaataatatattctgatttcaaatttttcacaaaatttctgGATTTTTTCACTCTATTGTTATCCCATTTACATTCACAAACAATAAACCCACTCTTTTGGACGAATACTCTTGTCGTCTGTACACAAAGCCTGCGAGATATAATACGCATAGGtaagtgaaattttgaaatatcttcATTTACACTGTGAACAATAAgacagtaaaaataataaattatcgttACGAATGATGTTTTAACAATAGCTTGAATTCAGATGTCAGTACTGCTCTGACCGAATTATTCTTGGCATCGAACTGTGATGGCCTTGTATACATAACCTAAATAAAtgtcaacaaatttttgtcgCTCGTTTCATCGATATCTCTTTATTTTGGCCTGTCATGGTAAACTCTTACTGTATTCAAAGAATATCGGTCTGTAGTATTTCACATATTTGGTATTCACACGTTTTAAATGCTGACACCAGTAACgcaaaatggaaaaatttcctAACCTATCACGAATATCAACAATTCAGCTCAATTCACGGCGAATTTCGCTTGTCTTGCGtaaccgaaattttttttaaactcctCTTCAAATACCGTTCTATTTTCGAAATCGGTAAATATAGTCTCTGGGTAACCGGCTTTTAATGTTCAGATGAATTCCATGTTTCACATCCGAACGTCTGTCACAAAATGATGcatttaaacaatatttgcaTTACTTGTTACTGTTGCAGTATAATTTTTagcaaaatattattataagtTACCACATTTACCTCAAGAttgtacatacctatgtaataCTATTTTAGTTATTggtttgtataattttttaaactttcaacAATAAGTAgtgattgttgaaaaatctgaaataacagcattagaaaaattatgttgctacgtaacatttttttttctcctccaaGTCATCTAATATTACTGTCCCTTAGGAGTCAATaagatatttttatcaataaccaaaataattcaatattcgGCTAATATCAAGGCCTGGCT is a window of Neodiprion fabricii isolate iyNeoFabr1 chromosome 6, iyNeoFabr1.1, whole genome shotgun sequence DNA encoding:
- the LOC124184959 gene encoding N-alpha-acetyltransferase 30, which gives rise to MHKSASIENNMEITHHEMQMGHVKIKKDNVTIDTVSQDVESRLTLKTDNLNEERQANGLHQVNGVLDSPKKSSELSSIVSVPQGVASSHKSQRDNVEETASVESKNSDIMYVSYTSELQMPDIMKLIQKDLSEPYSIYTYRYFIHNWPKLCFLAMHEEECVGAIVCKLDVHRKVIKRGYIAMLAVDVKYRKRKIGSNLVRRAIQAMVADDADEVVLETEITNRPALRLYENLGFVRDKRLFRYYLNGVDALRLKLWLR